The following are from one region of the Sandaracinus amylolyticus genome:
- a CDS encoding Gfo/Idh/MocA family protein has product MSLTIGVVGLGSIGRRHARCLKDLGVDRVLALRSGRGATRELPTDLSFVIEERDADRFWSSSLDGVIVATPTALHGEALARIASRPGLPALVEKPLVAHRNELSEAVIAAADRIRVAYCLRFHPLVRAVHDLLAREGAPLGRIVRAQLSFGQHLPKFHPDADYRTEYSARRDLGGGVLRTISHELDLVLHWMGRLVSVTGDVARLSDLEIDVDDSVALVLRTQRGAQVMVDLDYLSPSYRRHGWIQGTGGRLDYSFTDGVVRFTPYDGAAVELHRAPEVPFDFYRAQMIDFLDFVSGRASTAATLSDSLHLLTVMELAERAQLAEVVE; this is encoded by the coding sequence ATGAGCCTCACCATCGGCGTCGTCGGGCTGGGCTCGATCGGTCGTCGCCATGCGCGTTGCCTGAAGGACCTCGGTGTCGATCGAGTCCTCGCCCTGCGCAGCGGCCGTGGAGCGACGCGCGAGCTGCCCACCGACCTCTCGTTCGTGATCGAGGAGCGAGACGCCGATCGCTTCTGGTCGTCGTCGTTGGACGGTGTGATCGTCGCCACGCCCACGGCGCTGCACGGCGAGGCGCTCGCGCGCATCGCGTCGAGGCCCGGCCTCCCCGCGCTGGTCGAGAAGCCGCTCGTCGCGCACCGCAACGAGCTGTCCGAGGCGGTGATCGCAGCCGCCGATCGCATTCGCGTCGCGTACTGCCTGCGCTTCCACCCGCTCGTGCGCGCGGTGCACGACCTTCTCGCCCGCGAGGGTGCGCCGCTCGGTCGGATCGTGCGCGCGCAGCTGTCGTTCGGACAACACCTCCCCAAATTCCATCCCGATGCCGACTACCGCACCGAGTACTCGGCGCGTCGTGACCTCGGCGGCGGAGTGTTGCGGACGATCTCGCACGAGCTGGATCTCGTGCTGCACTGGATGGGTCGCCTCGTGAGCGTGACCGGCGATGTCGCACGTCTCTCCGATCTCGAGATCGACGTCGACGACAGCGTTGCTCTCGTGCTCCGAACACAGCGCGGCGCGCAGGTGATGGTGGATCTCGACTACCTCTCTCCGTCCTATCGCCGACACGGGTGGATCCAGGGCACCGGCGGGCGGCTCGATTATTCGTTCACCGACGGTGTCGTGCGATTCACGCCCTACGACGGTGCGGCGGTCGAGCTCCATCGCGCACCCGAAGTGCCCTTCGACTTCTATCGAGCGCAGATGATCGACTTCCTCGATTTCGTATCAGGTCGCGCGAGCACCGCAGCGACGCTCTCCGACTCACTCCATTTGCTCACGGTCATGGAGCTCGCCGAGCGTGCGCAGCTCGCGGAGGTCGTCGAATGA
- a CDS encoding Gfo/Idh/MocA family oxidoreductase, whose translation MTLRLGILGLSEGNGHPYSWSAIFNGYDAKHMASCPFPAIPAYLRLRRFPEESLGALARVTHVWAQERAIAEDVARASRIARVVDRPELMVGEVDAVLLARDDAAQHASLARPFLEAGLPVYVDKPIALTERDLDALLAMQRYDGQIYSCSALRYASELRWDPAKVGEPRLVHAIIPKYWDTYAVHGIETVVAQLSAASWGDARTTRHQRGPLDHLDVTLPDGLDVRFTTTSSLPSAIRIHVLGNAGDASLVFSDSFTAFREALRVFVTSITERTIPIARDETRTIVRLIEAGRR comes from the coding sequence GTGACGCTTCGACTCGGGATCCTCGGGCTCTCGGAGGGCAACGGTCACCCGTACTCGTGGTCGGCGATCTTCAATGGATACGACGCCAAGCACATGGCGTCGTGTCCGTTCCCTGCCATTCCGGCGTACCTTCGGCTCCGCAGATTCCCGGAGGAATCGCTCGGCGCTCTCGCGCGCGTCACGCACGTCTGGGCACAGGAACGCGCGATTGCAGAGGACGTCGCGCGCGCATCGCGCATCGCGCGCGTCGTGGACCGTCCCGAGCTGATGGTGGGCGAGGTCGACGCCGTACTGCTCGCGCGTGACGACGCAGCGCAACACGCAAGCCTCGCGCGGCCGTTCCTCGAAGCGGGGCTGCCCGTCTACGTCGACAAGCCGATCGCGCTCACCGAGCGCGACCTCGACGCGTTGCTCGCGATGCAGCGCTACGACGGTCAGATCTACTCGTGCTCGGCGCTGCGCTACGCGTCGGAGCTCCGTTGGGATCCGGCGAAGGTCGGCGAGCCGCGCCTCGTGCACGCGATCATCCCGAAGTACTGGGACACCTACGCGGTCCACGGGATCGAGACGGTCGTCGCCCAGCTCTCCGCCGCGTCGTGGGGCGACGCGCGAACGACCCGACACCAGCGTGGCCCTCTCGACCATCTCGACGTGACGCTTCCCGACGGGCTCGACGTCCGCTTCACGACGACGTCGTCGCTTCCTTCCGCGATCCGCATCCACGTGCTGGGGAACGCGGGCGACGCGTCGCTCGTGTTCTCCGACTCGTTCACCGCGTTCCGCGAAGCGCTCCGCGTGTTCGTGACGTCGATCACCGAGCGCACCATTCCGATCGCGCGCGACGAGACGCGAACGATCGTGCGGCTGATCGAGGCGGGGCGCCGATGA
- a CDS encoding cytidylyltransferase domain-containing protein → MSAQRRFAIIPARGGSKRIPRKNVVELEGKPLISWTIDAARECGLFDRIIVSTDDEEIAEISRRSGAEVPFLREAYADDHSPVSLATVSAIERLAAEGLECDVVVQLFAACPLRNAADIRDGVEHFERSGARFQISCFDLGWAHAWWAVRLDAEGRPAPLFPSERLKRSQDLESIYCPTGATWIARTEALLEARTFYGPDHRFHAMPWHRAVDIDEPEDLRMASALYRAYGPLETTRA, encoded by the coding sequence ATGAGCGCGCAGCGTCGGTTCGCGATCATCCCCGCGCGCGGCGGCTCGAAGCGCATCCCCCGCAAGAACGTCGTCGAGCTCGAAGGAAAGCCGCTGATCTCGTGGACGATCGACGCGGCACGCGAATGCGGTCTCTTCGATCGCATCATCGTCAGCACGGATGACGAGGAGATCGCCGAGATCTCGAGGCGATCCGGCGCGGAGGTCCCCTTCCTGCGCGAGGCGTACGCGGACGATCACTCCCCCGTGAGCCTCGCAACGGTCAGCGCGATCGAGCGACTGGCGGCCGAGGGGCTGGAGTGCGACGTCGTGGTCCAGCTCTTCGCGGCGTGCCCGCTGCGCAATGCAGCCGACATCCGCGATGGAGTGGAGCACTTCGAACGCTCCGGCGCGCGGTTCCAGATCTCGTGCTTCGACCTGGGATGGGCGCACGCATGGTGGGCAGTGCGGCTGGACGCGGAGGGCCGTCCCGCGCCGCTCTTCCCGTCGGAGCGCCTCAAGCGCTCTCAGGATCTCGAGTCGATCTACTGCCCGACCGGGGCGACGTGGATCGCGAGAACCGAAGCGCTCCTCGAAGCGCGCACGTTCTACGGGCCCGATCACCGGTTCCACGCGATGCCGTGGCATCGTGCGGTCGACATCGACGAGCCCGAGGACCTGCGCATGGCGTCCGCGCTCTATCGCGCGTACGGCCCGCTCGAAACGACGCGAGCCTGA
- a CDS encoding aldo/keto reductase, which produces MADRIAKLALGTVQFGLGYGIANQRGQVPPDEVREILAHAHDAGVRTLDTAIAYGESERVLGESMPPQHAFRVVTKLPANTRGDEVDARLSESYARLGVTPYAVLLHDVATFRREPAVLQALAEHRARGGTARIGVSFYRPQDLEDVLRSGAPIDLVQVPFSVVDRRFEPLLPELRARGVEVHARSVFLQGLLTLPAERVPTRLEAILPTLRALGRVAADLDATPIEIALAFVLSHGGIDAAVVGVDGVDHLREHLRTAARRFDVGAVEDATRGLPLDDERILLPTNWS; this is translated from the coding sequence GTGGCGGATCGGATCGCCAAGCTCGCCCTCGGCACGGTGCAGTTCGGGCTCGGCTACGGCATCGCGAACCAGCGGGGCCAGGTCCCGCCCGACGAGGTTCGCGAGATCCTCGCGCACGCCCACGACGCAGGCGTGCGCACGCTCGACACTGCCATCGCATACGGCGAGAGCGAGCGCGTGCTCGGCGAGAGCATGCCGCCCCAGCACGCGTTCCGCGTCGTCACGAAGCTCCCGGCGAACACGCGCGGCGATGAGGTCGATGCGCGGCTTTCGGAATCGTACGCAAGGCTCGGCGTCACCCCGTACGCGGTGCTTCTCCACGACGTGGCGACGTTCCGGCGAGAGCCCGCCGTCCTCCAGGCGCTCGCGGAGCATCGCGCGCGAGGTGGGACGGCCCGCATCGGCGTGTCGTTCTACCGGCCCCAGGATCTCGAGGACGTGCTGCGGTCGGGAGCCCCGATCGATCTCGTGCAGGTCCCCTTCAGCGTCGTCGATCGCCGGTTCGAGCCCTTGCTCCCGGAGCTGCGCGCACGCGGCGTCGAGGTCCACGCGCGGTCGGTCTTCCTGCAAGGGTTGTTGACGCTGCCGGCAGAGCGGGTGCCGACGCGGCTCGAAGCAATCCTACCCACCCTCCGAGCGCTCGGGAGAGTCGCCGCCGACCTCGACGCGACGCCGATCGAGATCGCGCTCGCGTTCGTGCTGTCGCACGGCGGCATCGATGCCGCCGTCGTCGGCGTGGACGGAGTGGATCACCTTCGCGAGCACCTCCGGACCGCCGCCCGTCGGTTCGACGTAGGCGCGGTCGAGGACGCGACGCGCGGGCTCCCGCTCGACGACGAACGAATCCTCCTGCCGACGAACTGGAGCTGA